ccatctcctcctctcccctcgcCCCTCCCTCTGGCTCGCACGGTACAGTTATGGCGACGGACGCAAGGCCCGTGACGGCGTGACTCCGGTGGTGGTGGCTTGTCCAGCGGCTAGGCAGGCGCGTGCGCAGGCACGCGGTGGCTCGCGTGCGGCAACGCGGGCGCGCAGTGGGGCGTGCGAATCTGCGGAGGCGCGATTCCGGCGGCAGTGGTCCAATCCGCGGCGCACGTGCGGCAGCCAGACAAGGGGTTGGCTTGCTTCTCGCTGGCGCTGCTCCATTGGTTGCGATCTCCCCGGAGGGCCTGTATGGCGAGCGCCGCTGCGGCAGGTGCTGCGCTGTTGGTTGGACAATGCGCTCTGGGGCAGGGCGCAGCGGTTCTCCGATCGGCCGGCATGCGCTGTTGCTGTGATGTTGCCTGCGCCTTAGGGGCTGCGATGGGTGTGGTGGCCTAGAGGGTGCTCGGTCACCGGTGTGTTGGGTGGTTCTGGAGGTGGCTCAGGAGGCGTGCTTGGTGCGTGTTGGGCGGCTTGGCTGGCCACGCGCGGGTGTGCCTTGATGTGCGGTGAGTGGTGGCCTCTAATGGCAGTGTGGCGGGCTATCTAGGTCTGCGGACTACTACGGCTGTGGGCGGTGCTAGGACTTGGCTGATGTTCCTTTGTGAGGTTGTTGCAGTTGCATGAGTGTTGGTCGTGGTGCTCCGGGTGAAAGCCTTGCCCGACTTTTGTCGGTGCTGACGACGGCGATGCTCTCGGGCATCGTTTCCTCCTTGGtggcgtcgtcgaggagctTTGATCCACCTTCGTGCCTTGTGTTCTAATTTTCTGGGTGAAAACCCATATTTAGCTTGCCAGATCGGATGACGACGGCGTTGTTGATGTCGCTCCCTTGTTGGAGGCGTTGTTTTTGGAAGGTAAACGCTTGGCTGGAGCGTGTTCCTGCAACATACGCCTTGACTTTAGTGGCCATGTCTTGGGCACGCTGACATCGTGATAGTGCTCGACCTTGGATGGCAAGGGTAGAGACTAGTGGAGGATCTTGTGATGTGGGATCTTGGTCGCATGGGTGCACTCGATGTGTATCGGCCGGTGGTCGTGGATGTTCGTTGCGACCAGCAGGGGAGCGGGGAAATATGGTGGTGCAATGTTCGGGACAAGCGTGACGATCGGCGGCCTGAGGTTCCTGCAGTTGACGTGACGCCTCACAGGATTGTCTTCGAGTTCTACGAGGCGGGCGCGCCGCGACGCCTTCTTCGCTATCctgtatttttgtgtttttggcaTTTAGGCTGCGGTTGTTTGGTGGCGTTGGTTGTAACGATATTTTGCGGCTGTTGGTCGTGTTCTTATTTTGAGTGATCGGTTGTGTTGACCCCTTTTTGGGCTCGTAAATAGAAAGATGTACGGACAATCTAACCAGCAAACGTGCCCAGGCTTGTCTTCGCCTACGGCGCGCTTTTAGATTCGTGGCGGAGCGATCGTGCGAGGGCGGACTTCCCTCTGCTTCTTCCGTCCCGTTCGTTCTGTCCCTGATGCCGATTCCTTTTCTCTGTCTTCTTCGTTCGCTCGATCCAAACGAGGCTACCGCCGGCACCGCAGATCCATGTCTCCCTCTACTGCTAGCGCTGCCGTCGAGGCCCTGTCCGCTGcatcctccccgccgccgcccacgagGCCCCGAGTCCGTCGCGGCCTGGCCCGACGCAGGCTCCGTCCGCCGCCAACGGGTCCGTCGCGGCCATGCCCGACGCGggctccctccgccgccaacGGCTCCGTCGCGGCCCGGCCCGACGCGggctccctccgccgccaacGAGTCCGTCGCGGCCAAGCCCGGCTCCCTTCGCCATCAATCTTGAGTTCTTGACCAACGATACTTGCAGACATctaaaaaagtactccctccatttcggTTTACCGGGCCGTTCTCTCTTTTCACCGCAACCAAGGAGATCGATCTGTGGCTAAGCGAAGCGCGTGGAGAACTAGAGAGGGAGACTTGCTGCCATGGGAATTGCTAGCACGGGGAATTGGGGAAACAGATCGAGAAGGCTGCCTCCTAGCTAGTGAGCCGACACGCCACACACTCCGCGGTCGCACGCGGCCTGTCGGCTCCTTCACCAATCATCAGCCCATGTCGCTGGAAGCAGGCGTGACGGCGGAGCTGCAAGTctcggcggcgatggaggcAGGCGCGGTTGCGGCAGCGCGTGAAGTCCGGCCGGCGCCCCACTGCCACCCTCAGAAATACGTCCCCTTCAACCCGAGCAGGTCCACTACATACACGGCCTTCCCCCTGCAGCTCCTCGACCTGCCGCCAACTCAGCCCCTACGTCAATGGCtacaccgccgccggcgaccagTGCGACCGCCGCGTCCAGAATCCCGCCGGCGCATACATCTCCCAACGTGCTCACGCTTAACCCTGCCAGCTCCTAGACGCAAATAAGCCGGTGACCGAACGATATTAATATGGTAAACAAGTAATTATAACGTGATGATTAAGTGGTATTAAACTGATAAACAAGTGACAGTAACCTGGTAACCAATAATTTTTCACATGATAAACAAGTGATTTTTAACCCGATAAACAAGTGACTTTTAAGACAACCTGATAACAAGTGATATTAACATGGTAAACAAGTGAACATAATCCGGTAAACAAGTGATTTTTAACCCGGTAAACAAGTGAACAGAACCTGATAAACAAGTGATAGTAACATGGTAAACAAAGGGACATAACCTAGTAAACAAGTGATGTTAACATGGGAAACAAGAGCATAACCCGGTAAACAAGCGACCGTAATCTGGTATTtctgacaaaaagataagttGTATAAATATATCCACATGTGATCTAGTTTTGTAAAACTTGGCACGATTAAAGTAAAGGTGAAAACAAATCGTCACTCGGTGCACGGTTTAgatgaaaggttttgaaattTCCAAACAGGGAATTCACGTGAATTTAGATAGACTAGATGGACGCCGCATGCTAGCACTACGTGTGCACGGTCGCGTGGTCGAGACGCGCGCACCATAGTTTTGTCCATCAAATCAAATTCTTATGCGCCCCAAAAATATGTCTAATTTAGAATAATAAAACTTTATCAAATTTTTGTACGCCGcaaaaatatttcaaatttaaaagGCTTTTTTTAGAATCTCAAATTAAAAAGGCTGAACGGTGCTGCATGTGCTCTACTGCAATCAGCTAGCGGGCCTGGGCGGGCTGCAGTACACTTGGGCAAACTGGTGCTGCTGGGCCCCGCTCGTGCTGATGGGCCAGACTGCCACCGTGCCGGGGGAAAGATAGCTGCACCACACGACAGCTGCTGGTCTGCTACACCAGGGATGCACGATACGGAAGACGACGCACGCAGGTGGACGCGGGAGGAGCGTGGGGGCGCCGTACGCTAAGTACGGTTCCCCGTAGTCCAGTCCTCGTAGTGGTTTTAGTCAAATTATTAAGACTTATCATAAATACAAAGGACGAGAAAATCTTCGTTTTTAAGTGGATTGGAATATAAACAGTCCCAGATGCAAGACAACCCGAGGCTGATACCTGATAGAGTCTAggttttgcaaaagaaaaaggaaaaaaagagaaaaaggaaaacactCGGTTGCTTTTGCGCGAACTCCATACAAGTCATGTACTCCCCGAGATGCACGCAGATGCAGATCCACCTCGATCCTGTAGATCCAGATTATACTCCGATAGATTACGGAATCAAGTTCACTGCCTTTCCCCTTCTTGCACCTCAATTAGCTTAGTTTGTTGAAGAGAGGAAATCAAGAAACGGCGGCGAGGGGTACCACGAAAGGAAGCCAGCGCTATGGTAAGTCCCCGGTTCCCCGTCCTCTCCAaatcacctccttcacctaGCTTCGGTTAATTCGTCGGATCTGGCAATCTAATTCTTGGCTCCTGGCGTGATTCTAGTCGGCGCTGTTCAACTTCAACTCGTTCCTGATTGTCGTGCTGCTAGTGATCTGCACCTGCACCTACATCAAGATGCAGTTCCCTGCCATCCTCAACGATCGCACTGGGTATTTTCTATGCCTCCCAAATTTAAAGGAAATTGGGGATTTCTTCGTGAGCCCTCTGGGCAAACAATTGAACCGTCAAATTTCATGCGGAACCGTTGTGTAACTTTGGTCTAGACCATTTTAATTTGGTGCTGTAAACACTTGTGGATGTCCAAGTCCGACCTTACGCTGATTCAGAGTGATTTGCAACCTCTTATCTCTGGTACAGATGAAGGTGAACATGGAAGAATTGTAaaagttgtttctttttattgTCTTCGCGTCGGATACTCCCTTTTCTTTATGTAACATAAAGCTCAGTAGCTAAATCGACGGGGACAAAATATTCGGGCCCTCTTTGATtcctaaaatttcaaaaatggATAAATAGGAAAAAACTTGGATTATGTTGTTATGCTTTCTTGGATCCTATAGGATTGGATACCACGGAATTTACATTAAACGTGTTTATCACACCATAGGAAAAATATTGGAACCTTTATAATATGTTTTAGCCAATGGAACTTTTCCTATCAAATGTATTGCGAAGTAATCCTTAAGAATAATTCTGATGGATTACAATCCCACAAAACAAAGAACCTTCATAGCTGAAATCCCTAA
The Brachypodium distachyon strain Bd21 chromosome 2, Brachypodium_distachyon_v3.0, whole genome shotgun sequence genome window above contains:
- the LOC100837562 gene encoding protein kish; the protein is MSALFNFNSFLIVVLLVICTCTYIKMQFPAILNDRTGFRGFFWKAARIGERLSPWVAFGCFAMGVSTIFF